Sequence from the Priestia megaterium genome:
TGTTTTTCATTCGCGCACAAGCAGCTGAAATGTCTCCGTATGTTGAGTTGATTCCAACAGATTTAACATCTGCTGTGTGTCCGTTGTGAAGAACTTCTCCAAAATTCATCGATCCGTTTCTTGCCATACCATTAATTCTCGTGTTACAGATGTTAATAACTCCTGCCATGACCATACCACCTTTTCTTAAAATGAATTCGTACATCGTATGTTGTGACAAGCCTATGTGTGAAAAGTTTTTATAAAACCAAAAGCAAGGTACAAACATTAGTGAATTTATTCATTTCCCCCTGCTTCACCCAAAGTTTCCACATGTTTTTATGCTTTTTCTGTTACAATAAATGCATAAGTTATTTTTCATCCATATTGTTTGAAGGAGGATACGTAATATGGACGAACCAAAAGATATTCAACCTAAAGTAGAAAAAAGTTTCGAACTGATTGGCAAGAAGTGGACAGGATTAATCATTTATGTGCTTATGAGCGGTCCTAAACGCTTTAGTGAATTAAATGAAAGTATACCAACCTTAAGCAGAAGGCTTTTGACAGAACGGATTAAAGAGCTTGAAGACCACGGAATCGTTGTCCGAAATGTCATTCCGGACCGCCCTATTCGTTCTGAATATTCGCTGACTCAAAAAGGAACAGAGTTAGGTAAAATATTAGGACCGATTAGCCAGTGGGCAGAAAGCTGGGTCCAAGATTAGTTTTCGTTATTAAAATTACTCCATAGAAAGGATGAGCATCATGGCAAATGTTCTCTATATTACTGCACACCCTTTAGCTGAAGACGAATCGCTTAGCATGGCTGTAGGGAAAGAATTTATTGACGTGTATAAGCAAACACATCCAGAAGATGATGTGGTGCATTTAGATTTATATCAAGCAGATATTCCATACTTAGATGCAGACGTATTTAACGGATGGAAAAAGCTTCGTTCTCACTCCTCCATCCAGGATTTATCAACGGATGAACGATTAAAAGTGGGACGATTAGCCGAACTAGGCGGACAGTTCGTACTCGCTGACAAATATATTTTTGTTACGCCAATGTGGAATTTCTCTGTTCCTGCGATTATGAAAACGTACATTGATGCGATTACCGTGTCAGGTAAAACCTTTACATATACAAAAGAAGGCGCTCAGGGATTGCTTAAAGGAAAAAAAGCAATTCACATTCAATCCCGCGGAGACGTGTATTCAGAAGGCCCTGAAATGGCAAGAGAAATGGGCCACCGCTATTTAGAAATCATGATGGACTTCTTTGGAATCGAAGCGTTTGAAAGCATTATTATTGAAGGGCAAGTAAAATTCCCGGATCAAATTCCGCAAATTAAAGAAAAAGCACTCCAAAAAGCCCATTCAATGGCCAAGACGTTTTAAATTCAATAAGAAAAGAAAAAAGGCTGGGACAAAAGTATTTTAGTTGAAGGAAGATCCGAACAAGTTTGATTCTTAATCAAGAATCAAACTTGTTCGGATTTTTTCATGGTTATGGTTAATGTAGGTTTCATGTATGTAGTGGCTTCTAGCTGTTGATTGGAGGGGAAGGCGAAGACTCCTGCGGGAAAAGCGGAATAGGTGAGACCCCGCAGGAGCGTACGCGACGAGGAGGCTCAGCGGCCGCCCGCGGAAAGCGAAGTCTTGCACGGAAATCAGCAACGGTGTAAAGAGTGATTCATATTAGCTCATTTATTCTATTTGTTCGTCCATTGATTTAGTTCTGTCTCACTCTCTTTTCCTTTCCTCTTCCCTACATTATATTTCCCTTGAAATAATCCTCTCTTTCCGGCTCGTTTTACGCTAAAAATATATCTTAAATGAATGATTAAACGCTGTTATTTTTTGTTACTATTAATAACGCACGCAACAAAAATATATGATTTTTCTTTCTCGTTTTTTAATTATCTACCTTCAAAAAAGATTTTTCCTCTAAAAGAATAACGTTCAAAATCACCCTTCAAAACGAAACATCCCCTTGTCTTTAAAGGATTAAGCTATAAAACCCAAAAGCGTAATACTCTTAAAGACGTTCGTGAATATGATAAAACCAAATAAAAAACCTTTGACTAAATTTGTTACGTAAGTTACTATTAATAACGTAGTAGATGTTTTCGAACATATTATCTTTAATTCATGAAACAACATTTATATATTGAAGACGGAAAGGTGAAAAGAATTATGGCAAAAGTATTATATATTACAGCAAACCCTAACGATGCTACGCAATCATTCAGTATGGCTGCGGGAGACGCATTCATTAACGAGTATAAAGAAGTAAACCCAACGGATGAGGTTGTTCATGTTAATTTATATCAAGAACATATCCCTCACATCGACGGCGATGTATTCAGCGGATGGGGTAAACTTGGAAGCGGCGTAGAATTTGACGCGCTTACTTCTGAAGAACAGCGCAAAGTTGCTCGCTTAAACGAGTTAAGTGACCAATTTGCTCAAGCAGACAAATATGTATTTGTTACACCAATGTGGAACTTCTCATTCCCTCCAGTGATGAAAGCATACTTAGATGCTGTAGCAGTAGCTGGAAAATCATTTAAATATACAGCAGAAGGTTCTGTAGGTCTATTAACAGATAAAAAAGCGTATCATATTCAAGCAAACGGCGGTATCTACTCTCGCGGCCCTGCTGGTGAACTAGAAATGGGTCACCGCTATATGCGCATTATGATGAACTTCTTCGGGGTTCCTTCTATCGGAAGCCTATTTGTAGAAGGACAGGCTGCAATGCCAGATAAAGCACAAGAAATTAAAGAAGACGGCATTGCTCGCGCTAAAGAAGCTGCACGTACGTTCTAATAAAAAATGTAAGCATAAAAAAAGGAACATCTCCCCATGTTCCTTTTTTTTATGCTTACAATTATATCTTGGCTTCCCCGCGCAGTAGCGAATAAACATATGTATCAAACGGGATGCCGTTTTGGAACATGTACTCTCTTAGCGTCCCTTCCTTTTTAAATCCTAATTTGCTCAACAAGGCGATAGATCCACTATTTTGCGTAAATACAATCGCTCCTATGCGATTTAATTGAAGTTCGTTGAAGCCATAAACAATGGATTCATGAACGGCTTCTGTTGCGTATCCTTTGCTCCAATACTCCGGAAAAAGAGCATAACTTACGTTTGCTTTTTTATGCTCGAAAGACCACTCTTGAAACCCTATTGTTCCAATCAGCTTTTCTTTTCCTTTTAGCTGAATCCCCCATTTAATCAATTGCTTTTCTTGGTAGCCTTTAGAAAAATTCTTAATGATCTTTTTCACTTGGTTGATCGATTCTAAAGATTTTTGCCCGTAATAGCGCAGCACCTCTTCATCAGAAAAGCATTCTAAAATCTCACCCGCATCATCTTCTACAATTTTTCTTAATATCAGCCGTTTTGTCTCTAATTCCGGAAACATTTTCTTCCCTCTTTTCTGCCCAGCTCATCTATCTACGGTAAACCATACTATTCTCCTCTCAACTAGCAATATCCTGCTAAAACCTCACCCGGGAGGACTCATTTCCTATCCAAATAGTCGATTTACAGCGGAGATAATGGTATTTTATATAGTGGGCATAAGTTGCTTTTTATCAACACAGAGGCGGTGAACGCAGAAATGAACCAAGATAAAGAATTGCTGTCCACGATACACGCTCTTCAAAAAGAGCTGCAGCAAGAAAAAGAAAACCGTGCGTATATGCAAAAAGATATGGACGAACTAAGAAGCGCTTTATTACAATCAGAACAAGTAAAACAAAACTTAATTGATCAGCTAGACAAGAAAGTAGATTTAATTTTAACGTTGATTCAAAAAGGAGAAGCATAAAGTAATGGATTTTTTAAAAAACAGCAAAATAGTATACACCATTGTAGCACTTGTTATTGCCCTCATCGCTGTATTTACCAACAACTCGCCCATTTCCCTCATTCAGCAGCATGAAAATTCAAGCAGCACATCGGACACTACATCAAGCAACCAATGCTCTGCAGAGACTCAAAGCGACAGGTTATTTACCGGCAAAGAACTTGTCTTACAAGAAGGAAATGATAAATACGGATATTGCCACATTGTCGCGCATATGCAAAAACCAGGCGTTGACAATTACCAAGGTAAAAGCCAATTCAGCAAGTATTTAAATGAAAAACAAGCGATGTCTATTGCCGAAGAAGTCATCAACGAAGGTGAAGACGGCACCAATAATAAATCTGGCAATTACGTTAAAGAAAAGTATATTAGTTCTTTAAACCAAGAAGTTAGAGTTGTGTACACCGACTACAGAGGCAAAGACTACGACTACAGCGTAACGACCATGTATCCAATTGGTCATTAATAAGGATGAAGTGAAAAAAAGCAGGCGCATGCCTGCTTTTTTTTATTATACCTCTGCTTATTATCTACAACTCTTAAAGAAGCCTCTGCAACAATAAATTGATCGTTTGGTTGATACATAAAAAATGTAAAATCTTGCAGGCATTACAGTAGCATTTTTACTTCTTGGACATATTCTGAATATAAAAAAGAAACAGCTGCTTTAGTAATTAAAACGTTCATAATAATCGTTTCTAGAAGCATCGGTTATATACTAAAAAGATTGAATAACTTTCCCTTCCGAAACAATTTAAACAGTCACAAGCCGCGCGAAGCTTTAACATGAAACCATCGTAAAACTCATTACTTCATTTCCATTCACCATAAAATATAGTCAATCAACCATAATTGGGCTGTGAATAAGCTTCACATAAGGGCCTTGGAACATATGAATAGTTTATCAAAGCTTTATAAAAGTTTTATACACGAAGGGAAGATATGAAATGCATGATAATGTAAACGCACCGTTTAGTTCTCACGAGAATATACCGTTCTCACCTGCTATGTCTCACGGCTATACAGCTCCTTCTTATGGGCATATGATTCCAGATTGTGGATATATAACTCCTGACTATGGATATGGGGTTCCCCACCACAGAGGTAATGGTTTTGCCATTATCATCGTACTGTTTATTTTACTCATTATTATTGGTGCATGTGGTTTCGGTTTCCATCACGATGATTGTTAATCTAAAAAACTCCAGTATAACTACTGGAGTTTTTTAATGTCTTAATAGTCAACAATCAATTTGGAAATCCTATAGCGTGTCATCCAAATCTAGCGGTCTCAGCTTCGCTTCAATTGCTTTGCGCTTCGGCTCTAAAAACGGCGGCAGGGCTAATGTTTTACCCATCGTTTCAAGCGGTTCATCGGTCGCAAATCCAGGTGTGTCCGTTGATAATTCAAATAAAATGCCGTTTGGTTCTCTGAAATAAAGTGCTTTGAAATAGTATCGTTCTACTTTACCGGAATTCGGCAGACTGTTTTCATTTAATCGACTTGCCCACTTATTGTATTCTTCTTCATTTGGCACGCGGAATGCAACGTGATGAACGCCACCGCGCCCTAAGCGAACTTTCGGCAAATCGGGTCTCGTTTCAATATGGACTTCGGCTCCGCTTCCGCCTTCACCTGTTGCATAAACCAAAATATCTCCATGATCTCCTGCAAGAGATGGATAAGAACTCACGTAGCGAAATCCCATGATGTTTGTCAGTACGTCAACAGTTGGGTCTGCCGTTCCCACGGTTAGTGTGACCGGTCCTAAGCCGATAATCGCATGTTCTAACGGAATGTCTTCGCGCTTCCACGGCACGCCTGCTCTTACCCCTTTTTCACCGTTGTCCGCGACAAGAAGCAAACGTGTACCTTCATAATCTTTAAATGCTAACGTATCACGATTAGCTCGTTTAGCTATTTCTTCATATTCCACTCCGTACTGCTCGAAGCGCTCTTTCCAAAAGTGTAAAGAATCCGTACTTTTAACGCGAAGCGACACAGTCGAAATGTCAGATGCACCTTGATTCGTTCTGGCAAGCCCCGGAATATCAAAAAACGTTACTTCCGTTCCTGGCGTCCCTTCTCCATCTGCATAAAACAAGTGGTAAGACTGAGTGTTATCTTGATTCACCGTTTTTTTTACTAAACGCATGCCTAAAACTTTAGTGAAAAACTGATAGTTTTTCTCAGCTTTTCCCGTCAAAATAGATACATGATGCAACCCTAACAATTCCATCTGCTCCGCCTCTTTTCATAATATATAAATTTTTAAACTTCCGCTGAAATTATCTTTAATTTAATTATCTTTAATTAAAGATAATTTTAAAGGATGTACAGCCTGTTTGTCAATAACAAGAAAATGTTGTGAACATAAAAAAGAAACTAAACACATAGTTAGTTTCTTTTTATCTTC
This genomic interval carries:
- a CDS encoding spore germination protein yields the protein MAGVINICNTRINGMARNGSMNFGEVLHNGHTADVKSVGINSTYGDISAACARMKNTNMDADIFDQTAVANIDGVYGNQL
- a CDS encoding winged helix-turn-helix transcriptional regulator, which gives rise to MDEPKDIQPKVEKSFELIGKKWTGLIIYVLMSGPKRFSELNESIPTLSRRLLTERIKELEDHGIVVRNVIPDRPIRSEYSLTQKGTELGKILGPISQWAESWVQD
- a CDS encoding FMN-dependent NADH-azoreductase, producing MANVLYITAHPLAEDESLSMAVGKEFIDVYKQTHPEDDVVHLDLYQADIPYLDADVFNGWKKLRSHSSIQDLSTDERLKVGRLAELGGQFVLADKYIFVTPMWNFSVPAIMKTYIDAITVSGKTFTYTKEGAQGLLKGKKAIHIQSRGDVYSEGPEMAREMGHRYLEIMMDFFGIEAFESIIIEGQVKFPDQIPQIKEKALQKAHSMAKTF
- a CDS encoding FMN-dependent NADH-azoreductase, whose translation is MAKVLYITANPNDATQSFSMAAGDAFINEYKEVNPTDEVVHVNLYQEHIPHIDGDVFSGWGKLGSGVEFDALTSEEQRKVARLNELSDQFAQADKYVFVTPMWNFSFPPVMKAYLDAVAVAGKSFKYTAEGSVGLLTDKKAYHIQANGGIYSRGPAGELEMGHRYMRIMMNFFGVPSIGSLFVEGQAAMPDKAQEIKEDGIARAKEAARTF
- a CDS encoding GNAT family N-acetyltransferase — protein: MFPELETKRLILRKIVEDDAGEILECFSDEEVLRYYGQKSLESINQVKKIIKNFSKGYQEKQLIKWGIQLKGKEKLIGTIGFQEWSFEHKKANVSYALFPEYWSKGYATEAVHESIVYGFNELQLNRIGAIVFTQNSGSIALLSKLGFKKEGTLREYMFQNGIPFDTYVYSLLRGEAKI
- a CDS encoding YjcZ family sporulation protein, with the translated sequence MSHGYTAPSYGHMIPDCGYITPDYGYGVPHHRGNGFAIIIVLFILLIIIGACGFGFHHDDC
- a CDS encoding ring-cleaving dioxygenase, whose product is MELLGLHHVSILTGKAEKNYQFFTKVLGMRLVKKTVNQDNTQSYHLFYADGEGTPGTEVTFFDIPGLARTNQGASDISTVSLRVKSTDSLHFWKERFEQYGVEYEEIAKRANRDTLAFKDYEGTRLLLVADNGEKGVRAGVPWKREDIPLEHAIIGLGPVTLTVGTADPTVDVLTNIMGFRYVSSYPSLAGDHGDILVYATGEGGSGAEVHIETRPDLPKVRLGRGGVHHVAFRVPNEEEYNKWASRLNENSLPNSGKVERYYFKALYFREPNGILFELSTDTPGFATDEPLETMGKTLALPPFLEPKRKAIEAKLRPLDLDDTL